From a region of the Betta splendens chromosome 5, fBetSpl5.4, whole genome shotgun sequence genome:
- the rbck1 gene encoding ranBP-type and C3HC4-type zinc finger-containing protein 1 isoform X2: protein MESAPSVNLKEAEELALSLGQALSRGSGEEAAALCQRLAQLCVPVSVSVGSQAYPEDSIRLLVGVEDAQSEDYIPVTVVVSSSMTIAQLKDKFNQDFGFHPSLQRWVIRKRLARDQETLYSHGVRQNGDWVFLFIRSAQTAQLTRHQHHKDQEEQLLEDIVDSMEVNQLLPRGVGAGDAETPPPPPLPKRPAAAKPAVAPKPQLGWSCAMCTYVNKPTRPGCEMCGSERPESYEVPDVYQPDQEETQRMQREKLALLQYEQAQKEERERNYLYLLAAEEQSLIPNAAQAECPICMSGVEPGDGIVLRECLHVFCRDCLKGTIVNSQDAEVSCPDECDSKLLDREIQALLTEEEHQRFLERRLNIAESRSEHSFHCQTPNCRGWCIYEDEVNEFRCELCGETNCILCRAIHKDMNCKDYQDDLRLRAENDQAAQKTKQMLENMLQSGEAMKCPRCDIIVQKKDGCDWLCCLMCKTEICWVTKQARWGPMGRGDTSGGCKCRVNHQPCHPNCQNCH, encoded by the exons ATGGAGTCTGCGCCGAGCGTCAATTTAAAAGAAG CGGAGGAGCTCGCCCTGTCCCTGGGCCAAGCGCTGAGCCGCGGGAGCGGCGAGGAGGCGGCCGCGCTGTGCCAGCGGCTGGCGCAGCTGTGCGTCCCGGTGTCGGTGAGCGTCGGGAGCCAGGCCTACCCTGAGGACTCCataag gctgctggtggGAGTGGAGGACGCCCAGTCAGAGGACTACATCCCGGTGACGGTCGTGGTTTCTTCCAGCATGACCATCGCGCAGCTGAAGGACAAG TTCAACCAGGACTTCGGGTTCCACCCGTCGCTGCAGCGCTGGGTCATCAGGAAGCGCCTGGCCCGGGACCAGGAGACGCTGTACAGCCACGGGGTCCGGCAGAACGGGGACTgggtcttcctcttcatccGGTCGGCACAGACGGCTCAGCTCACGCGGCATCAGCACCACAAGgaccaggaggagcagctgctagAGG ACATTGTGGATTCCATGGAAGTGAATCAGCTCTTGCCCAGAGGCGTGGGTGCAGGTGATGCTgagactcctcctcctcctcctcttcccaaaCGCCCGGCTGCTGCTAAACCTGCTGTGGCTCCCAAACCCCAG CTGGGCTGGTCCTGCGCCATGTGCACCTACGTCAACAAGCCCACGCGACCCGGCTGCGAGATGTGCGGCTCGGAGCGGCCCGAGAGCTACGAGGTGCCCGACGTGTACCAGCCGGACCAGGAAGAGACGCAGCGGATGCAGCGGGAGAAGCtggccctgctgcagtacgagCAG GCCCAGAaggaggagcgagagaggaacTACCTGTACCTGCTGGCGGCCGAGGAGCAGAGCCTCATCCCCAACGCCGCCCAGGCCGAGTGCCCCATCTGTATGAGCGGCGTGGAGCCGGGGGACGGCATCGTGCTCAGGGAGTGTCTGCACGTCTTCTGCAG GGACTGTCTGAAGGGGACCATCGTGAACAGCCAGGACGCCGAGGTCTCGTGTCCCGACGAATGTGACAGCAAACTCCTGGACCGGGAGATCCAAGCG ctTCTCACGGAGGAGGAGCACCAGCGCTTCCTGGAGCGGCGGCTGAACATCGCCGAGAGCCGCTCGGAGCACAGCTTCCACTGCCAGACCCCCAACTGCCGAGGGTGGTGCATCTACGAGGACGAGGTCAACGAGTTCCGCTGTGAGCTCTGTGGCGAGACCAACTGCATCCTCTGCAGG GCCATCCATAAGGACATGAACTGTAAGGACTACCAGGACGACCTGCGCCTCCGGGCCGAGAACGACCAGGCGGCTCAGAAGACGAAGCAAATGCTCGAG AACATGCTTCAGAGCGGCGAGGCCATGAAGTGCCCGCGCTGCGACATCATCGTCCAGAAGAAGGACGGCTGcgactggctctgctgcttGATGTGCAAAACCGAAATCTGCTGGGTCACGAAGCAGGCGCGCTGGGGCCCGATG GGCCGGGGCGACACGTCCGGTGGATGCAAGTGTCGGGTAAATCATCAGCCCTGTCATCCCAACTGCCAGAACTGCCACTGA
- the tbc1d20 gene encoding TBC1 domain family member 20 — protein MNTSRSAGASSPVNGRQDWDSRRRRKTAEITQALSVSPVDVAALRRMAISEGGLLTDEIRREVWPKLLNVPPHVLDQEPETVERENNKDYNQVLLDVQRSLRRFPPGMPDEQREGLQEELIDIILRVLKRNPQLHYYQGYHDIVVTFLLVLGERLATSLVEKLSTHHLRDFMDPTMDNTKHILNYLMPIIEKVNPEVHDFMQQAEVGTVFALSWLITWFGHVLSDFRHVVRLYDFFLACHPLMPIYFAAVIVLYREDEVLDCECDMAMVHHLLSQIPQDLPYEMLISRAGDLFVQFPPSELAKEAASHDSMAASTFKDFELASTQQRPDSVLRRRRRQKQAALETSPPTTSTVAQPSVARRFVRLAVMGLTVALGAAALAVVNTALEWAPKLDIFP, from the exons ATGAATACATCTAGAAGTGCCGGCGCCTCGTCACCAGTGAATGGGAGGCAAG ACTGGGACAGCAGACGGCGGAGAAAAACGGCAGAGATCACACAGGCCCTAAGCGTGAGTCCAGTTGATGTGGCAGCTTTGAGGAGGATGGCGATCAGTgaaggggggctgctgacagatGAGATCCGCCGTGAAGTGTGGCCTAAGCTGCTCAACGTCCCCCCTCATGTGCTGGATCAGGAGCCAG AAACTGTAGAGCGTGAGAATAACAAAGACTACAACCAGGTGCTGCTAGATGTCCAGCGCTCACTAAGGAGGTTCCCACCCG GCATGCCAGACGAGCAGAGAGAGGGCCTCCAAGAAGAGCTCATCGACATCATCCTCAGAGTCCTGAAACGTAATCCCCAGCTGCACTACTACCAGGGTTACCACGACATCGTCGTCACCTTCTTATTGGTCCTCGGAGAGCGCCTTGCAACTTCTCTTGTGGAAAAGCTCTCCACGCATCACCTCAG GGACTTCATGGATCCCACCAtggacaacacaaaacacattctTAACTATTTGATGCCAATTATTGAGAAAGTCAACCCTGAGGTGCATGACTTCATGCAGCA ggctgaggttggCACAGTGTTTGCGCTCAGTTGGCTGATCACCTGGTTCGGCCACGTCCTGTCTGACTTCCGACATGTTGTCCGGTTGTATGACTTCTTCTTGGCGTGTCATCCATTGATGCCTATTTACTTTGCTGCAGTG ATCGTACTGTACAGAGAGGACGAGGTTTTGGACTGTGAATGTGACATGGCCATGGTTCATCACCTGCTGTCTCAGATCCCCCAGGATCTGCCGTATGAAATGCTCATCAGCCGAGCTGGCGACCTCTTTGTACAGTTTCCTCCTTCTGAGCTGGCTAAAGAGGCTGCCTCACATGACAG CATGGCTGCCTCTACCTTCAAAGACTTTGAACTTGCGTCCACTCAACAGCGACCAGACTCCGTTCTCCGTCGCCGACGCAGACAAAAACAGGCAGCGTTGGAGACTTCGCCGCCGACAACTTCGACAGTGGCTCAGCCCTCAGTAGCGCGGCGGTTTGTTCGACTGGCTGTGATGGGTCTGACCGTGGCTTTAGGGGCAGCAGCCCTTGCTGTGGTCAACACGGCCCTGGAATGGGCCCCCAAACTGGACATCTTTCCTTGA
- the rbck1 gene encoding ranBP-type and C3HC4-type zinc finger-containing protein 1 isoform X1, with protein MRSGPTRREPRRLDVSAASQTASSVPEELALSLGQALSRGSGEEAAALCQRLAQLCVPVSVSVGSQAYPEDSIRLLVGVEDAQSEDYIPVTVVVSSSMTIAQLKDKFNQDFGFHPSLQRWVIRKRLARDQETLYSHGVRQNGDWVFLFIRSAQTAQLTRHQHHKDQEEQLLEDIVDSMEVNQLLPRGVGAGDAETPPPPPLPKRPAAAKPAVAPKPQLGWSCAMCTYVNKPTRPGCEMCGSERPESYEVPDVYQPDQEETQRMQREKLALLQYEQAQKEERERNYLYLLAAEEQSLIPNAAQAECPICMSGVEPGDGIVLRECLHVFCRDCLKGTIVNSQDAEVSCPDECDSKLLDREIQALLTEEEHQRFLERRLNIAESRSEHSFHCQTPNCRGWCIYEDEVNEFRCELCGETNCILCRAIHKDMNCKDYQDDLRLRAENDQAAQKTKQMLENMLQSGEAMKCPRCDIIVQKKDGCDWLCCLMCKTEICWVTKQARWGPMGRGDTSGGCKCRVNHQPCHPNCQNCH; from the exons ATGCGTTCAGGACCGACTCGACGCGAGCCGAGGAGGTTGGACGTGAGCGCGGCTTCACAAACGGCTTCATCCGTCC CGGAGGAGCTCGCCCTGTCCCTGGGCCAAGCGCTGAGCCGCGGGAGCGGCGAGGAGGCGGCCGCGCTGTGCCAGCGGCTGGCGCAGCTGTGCGTCCCGGTGTCGGTGAGCGTCGGGAGCCAGGCCTACCCTGAGGACTCCataag gctgctggtggGAGTGGAGGACGCCCAGTCAGAGGACTACATCCCGGTGACGGTCGTGGTTTCTTCCAGCATGACCATCGCGCAGCTGAAGGACAAG TTCAACCAGGACTTCGGGTTCCACCCGTCGCTGCAGCGCTGGGTCATCAGGAAGCGCCTGGCCCGGGACCAGGAGACGCTGTACAGCCACGGGGTCCGGCAGAACGGGGACTgggtcttcctcttcatccGGTCGGCACAGACGGCTCAGCTCACGCGGCATCAGCACCACAAGgaccaggaggagcagctgctagAGG ACATTGTGGATTCCATGGAAGTGAATCAGCTCTTGCCCAGAGGCGTGGGTGCAGGTGATGCTgagactcctcctcctcctcctcttcccaaaCGCCCGGCTGCTGCTAAACCTGCTGTGGCTCCCAAACCCCAG CTGGGCTGGTCCTGCGCCATGTGCACCTACGTCAACAAGCCCACGCGACCCGGCTGCGAGATGTGCGGCTCGGAGCGGCCCGAGAGCTACGAGGTGCCCGACGTGTACCAGCCGGACCAGGAAGAGACGCAGCGGATGCAGCGGGAGAAGCtggccctgctgcagtacgagCAG GCCCAGAaggaggagcgagagaggaacTACCTGTACCTGCTGGCGGCCGAGGAGCAGAGCCTCATCCCCAACGCCGCCCAGGCCGAGTGCCCCATCTGTATGAGCGGCGTGGAGCCGGGGGACGGCATCGTGCTCAGGGAGTGTCTGCACGTCTTCTGCAG GGACTGTCTGAAGGGGACCATCGTGAACAGCCAGGACGCCGAGGTCTCGTGTCCCGACGAATGTGACAGCAAACTCCTGGACCGGGAGATCCAAGCG ctTCTCACGGAGGAGGAGCACCAGCGCTTCCTGGAGCGGCGGCTGAACATCGCCGAGAGCCGCTCGGAGCACAGCTTCCACTGCCAGACCCCCAACTGCCGAGGGTGGTGCATCTACGAGGACGAGGTCAACGAGTTCCGCTGTGAGCTCTGTGGCGAGACCAACTGCATCCTCTGCAGG GCCATCCATAAGGACATGAACTGTAAGGACTACCAGGACGACCTGCGCCTCCGGGCCGAGAACGACCAGGCGGCTCAGAAGACGAAGCAAATGCTCGAG AACATGCTTCAGAGCGGCGAGGCCATGAAGTGCCCGCGCTGCGACATCATCGTCCAGAAGAAGGACGGCTGcgactggctctgctgcttGATGTGCAAAACCGAAATCTGCTGGGTCACGAAGCAGGCGCGCTGGGGCCCGATG GGCCGGGGCGACACGTCCGGTGGATGCAAGTGTCGGGTAAATCATCAGCCCTGTCATCCCAACTGCCAGAACTGCCACTGA